Proteins encoded within one genomic window of Equus przewalskii isolate Varuska chromosome 3, EquPr2, whole genome shotgun sequence:
- the ZNF423 gene encoding zinc finger protein 423 isoform X4, with the protein MIGDGCDLGLGEEEGGTGLPYPCQFCDKSFIRLSYLKRHEQIHSDKLPFKCTFCSRLFKHKRSRDRHIKLHTGDKKYHCHECEAAFSRSDHLKIHLKTHSSSKPFKCTVCKRGFSSTSSLQSHMQAHKKNKEHLAKSEKEAKKDDFMCDYCEDTFSQTEELEKHVLTRHPQLSEKADLQCIHCPEVFVDENALLAHIHQAHANQKHKCPMCPEQFSSVEGVYCHLDSHRQPDSSNHSASPDPVLGSVASMSSATPDSSASVERGSTPDSTLKPLRGQKKMRDDGQGWSKVVYSCPYCSKRDFNSLAVLEIHLKTIHADKPQQSHTCQICLDSMPTLYNLNEHVRKLHKNHAYPVMQFSNISAFHCNYCPEMFADINSLQEHIRISHCGPNANPPDGNNAFFCNQCSMGFLTESSLTEHIQQAHCSVSSAKLESPVVQPTQSFMEVYSCPYCTNSPIFGSILKLTKHIKENHKNIPLAHSKKSKAEQSPVSSDVEVSSPKRQRLSASTNSISNGEYPCNQCDLKFSNFESFQTHLKLHLELLLRKQACPQCKEDFDSQESLLQHLTVHYMTTSTHYVCESCDKQFSSVDDLQKHLLDMHTFVLYHCTLCQEVFDSKVSIQVHLAVKHSNEKKMYRCTACNWDFRKEADLQVHVKHSHLGNPAKAHKCIFCGETFSTEVELQCHITTHSKKYNCKFCSKAFHAIILLEKHLREKHCVFDAATENGTANGVPPTAAKKAEPADLQGMLLKNPEAPNSHEASEDDVDASEPMYGCDICGAAYTMEVLLQNHRLRDHNIRPGEDGSSRKKAELIKGSHKCNVCSRTFFSENGLREHLQTHRGPAKHYMCPICGERFPSLLTLTEHKVTHSKSLDTGTCRICKMPLQSEEEFIEHCQMHPDLRNSLTGFRCVVCMQTVTSTLELKIHGTFHMQKLAGSSAASSPNGQGPQKLYKCALCLKEFRSRQDLVKLDVSGLPYGLCASCTARSANGQVGGLAPPEPADRPCAGLRCPECSVKFESAEDLESHMQVDHRDLTPEASGPRKGTQTSPVPRKKTYQCIKCQMTFENEREIQIHVANHMIEEGINHECKLCNQMFDSPAKLLCHLIEHSFEGMGGTFKCPVCFTVFVQANKLQQHIFAVHGQEDKIYDCSQCPQKFFFQTELQNHTMSQHAQ; encoded by the exons ATGATTGGAGATGGGTGTGACCTCGGCCTGGGTGAGGAGGAAGGGGGCACGGGCCTGCCGTACCCTTGCCAGTTCTGCGACAAGTCCTTCATCCGCCTGAGCTACTTGAAGAGGCACGAACAGATCCACAGCGACAAGCTGCCCTTCAAATGCACCTTCTGCAGCCGCCTCTTCAAGCACAAGAGGAGCCGCGACCGGCACATCAAGCTGCACACGGGCGACAAGAAGTACCACTGTCACGAGTGCGAGGCAGCCTTCTCCCGCAGCGACCACCTCAAGATCCACCTGAAGACCCACAGCTCCAGCAAGCCCTTCAAGTGCACAGTCTGCAAGCGCGGCTTCTCGTCCACCAGCTCGCTGCAGAGCCACATGCAGGCCCACAAGAAGAACAAGGAGCATCTGGCCAAGTCGGAGAAGGAGGCCAAGAAGGACGACTTCATGTGCGACTACTGTGAGGATACTTTCAGCCAGACTGAGGAGCTGGAGAAGCACGTGCTCACCCGCCACCCCCAGCTCTCCGAGAAGGCGGACCTGCAGTGCATACACTGCCCCGAGGTCTTCGTCGATGAGAACGCGCTGCTCGCCCACATCCACCAAGCCCACGCCAACCAGAAACACAAGTGCCCCATGTGCCCCGAGCAGTTCTCCTCGGTAGAGGGTGTCTACTGCCACCTGGACAGCCACCGGCAGCCCGACTCCAGCAACCACAGCGCCAGCCCCGACCCCGTGCTGGGCAGCGTGGCGTCCATGAGCAGCGCCACGCCAGACTCCAGTGCCTCTGTGGAGCGTGGCTCCACCCCGGACTCCACCTTGAAGCCACTGCGAGGCCAGAAGAAGATGCGGGATGATGGGCAGGGCTGGTCCAAGGTGGTCTACAGCTGCCCCTATTGCTCCAAGCGGGACTTTAACAGCCTGGCAGTGCTGGAGATCCACCTGAAGACCATCCACGCGGATAAGCCACAGCAGAGCCACACGTGTCAGATCTGCCTGGACTCCATGCCCACCCTCTATAACCTCAATGAGCACGTCCGCAAGCTGCACAAGAACCATGCCTACCCTGTGATGCAGTTCAGCAACATCTCCGCCTTCCACTGCAACTACTGCCCCGAGATGTTCGCTGACATCAACAGCCTGCAGGAGCACATCCGCATCTCCCACTGTGGCCCCAACGCCAACCCGCCCGATGGCAATAACGCCTTCTTCTGCAACCAGTGCTCCATGGGCTTCCTGACTGAGTCCTCCCTCACGGAGCACATCCAGCAGGCCCACTGTAGCGTCAGCAGCGCCAAGCTGGAGTCTCCAGTCGTGCAGCCCACGCAGTCATTCATGGAGGTCTATTCCTGCCCCTACTGCACCAATTCACCCATATTCGGCTCCATCCTGAAGCTCACCAAGCACATCAAGGAAAACCACAAGAACATCCCGCTAGCCCACAGCAAGAAGTCCAAGGCAGAGCAGAGCCCGGTCTCGTCTGACGTGGAGGTGTCTTCTCCGAAGCGGCAGCGGCTCTCGGCGAGTACCAACTCCATCTCCAACGGCGAGTATCCTTGTAATCAGTGCGACCTCAAGTTCTCCAACTTCGAGAGCTTCCAGACCCACCTGAAGCTGCACCTGGAGCTGCTGCTGCGGAAGCAGGCGTGCCCACAGTGCAAAGAGGACTTTGACTCCCAGGAGTCCCTCCTGCAGCACCTGACGGTGCACTACATGACCACGTCCACCCACTATGTGTGCGAGAGCTGCGACAAGCAGTTCTCGTCGGTGGATGACctgcagaagcacctgctggacatgcacaCCTTCGTGCTGTACCACTGCACCCTGTGCCAGGAGGTCTTCGACTCCAAGGTGTCCATCCAGGTGCACCTGGCGGTGAAACACAGCAACGAGAAGAAGATGTACCGCTGCACAGCCTGCAACTGGGACTTCCGCAAGGAGGCCGACCTGCAGGTGCACGTCAAACACAGCCACCTGGGCAACCCGGCCAAGGCACACAAGTGCATCTTCTGTGGGGAGACCTTCAGCACCGAGGTGGAGCTGCAGTGCCACATCACCACGCACAGCAAGAAGTACAACTGTAAGTTCTGCAGCAAGGCCTTCCACGCCATCATCCTGCTGGAGAAGCACCTGCGGGAGAAGCACTGCGTGTTTGATGCTGCGACCGAGAACGGCACGGCCAACGGGGTGCCCCCCACCGCCGCCAAGAAGGCCGAGCCTgctgacctgcagggcatgctgctTAAGAATCCCGAGGCGCCCAACAGCCACGAGGCCAGCGAGGACGACGTGGACGCGTCGGAGCCCATGTACGGCTGCGACATCTGCGGGGCGGCCTACACCATGGAGGTGCTGCTGCAGAACCACCGGCTGCGGGACCACAACATCCGGCCCGGCGAGGACGGCAGCTCGCGGAAGAAGGCCGAGCTCATCAAGGGGAGCCACAAGTGCAACGTGTGTTCGCGGACTTTCTTCTCGGAGAATGGGCTCCGGGAGCACCTGCAGACGCACCGGGGTCCCGCCAAGCACTACATGTGCCCCATCTGCGGGGAGCGCTTCCCCTCGCTGCTCACGCTCACTGAGCACAAGGTGACCCACAGCAAGAGCCTGGACACGGGCACCTGTCGCATCTGCAAGATGCCCCTGCAGAGCGAGGAGGAGTTTATCGAGCACTGCCAGATGCACCCTGACCTGCGCAACTCACTCACAGGCTTTCGCTGCGTGGTCTGCATGCAGACGGTCACCTCCACGCTGGAGCTCAAGATCCACGGCACCTTCCACATGCAGAAGCTGGCGGGCAGCTCGGCTGCGTCCTCCCCCAATGGCCAGGGGCCGCAGAAGCTCTACAAGTGCGCCCTGTGCCTCAAGGAGTTCCGCAGCAGGCAGGACCTGGTGAAGCTCGATGTCAGCGGGCTGCCCTATGGCCTCTGCGCCAGCTGCACGGCCCGCAGTGCCAACGGACAGGTGGGCGGCCTGGCCCCGCCCGAGCCTGCTGACCGGCCCTGCGCTGGCCTCCGTTGCCCCGAGTGCAGCGTCAAGTTCGAGAGTGCCGAGGacctggagagccacatgcaagtGGACCACCGTGACCTCACGCCAGAGGCCAGTGGGCCCCGGAAAGGCACCCAGACGTCACCAGTGCCCCGG aaaaagacatacCAGTGCATCAAGTGCCAGATGACCTTTGAGAACGAGCGAGAGATCCAGATCCATGTTGCCAACCACATGATTG